The genomic window CATTGACGTTGCTGGTCATGTTACCATGCTTGGTGGGATTAAAGCAACAGTGCCTGATGGCTTAACTGTCTCAGAAATTCGTGATATTTCAGAACAATCAGATGTGCGTGTGGTAGATGCCACGGTTGAACAAGAGATTCGTGACTTAATTGATGAAACAAAGAAAAAAGGTGACACAATTGGTGGCGTCGTTGAAGTATTAGTTGGTGGCGTTCCTGCAGGATTAGGAAGTTATGTCCAATGGGATCGAAAACTAGATGCCAAAATCGCACAAGCTGTCGTTAGTATTAACGCGTTTAAAGGTGCAGAGTTTGGCGTAGGCTTTGAAGCTGGTGTATTACCTGGTTCTCAAGTCATGGATGAAATTCTTTGGGATGAAAAAAATGGCTATACAAGACGTAGCAATAATTTAGGTGGTTTTGAAGGCGGTATGACAAACGGTGAGCCAATTGTTGTCCGTGGGGTGATGAAACCTATTCCGACTTTATACAAACCTCTGCAAAGTGTTGATATCGACACAAAAGAGCCATACAAAGCAAGTATCGAACGCTCTGATAGTACAGCAGTTCCGGCTGCAAGTGTGGTAGCTGAAAATGTCGTAGCAACTGTTGTAGCAAATGAAATTCTTGAAAAATTTGAGAGTGATTCATTTGAAGAACTTGTTCAATCAGTAAAAGAATACAGAGAGTACACTAAAAACTTTTAGTTGCTAGGAGGATGTGTATGACTGGGAAAACAATCATGATTGTTGGTCTAGGATTAATCGGTGCTTCCTTGGCTAAATGTATAAAAATTGACCATCCTGAAGCTAATGTTATTGGTTGGGATTATTCTGATAGCACAAAACTAATTGCTAAAAAAATTGGCATTGTAGACGAGATTCCTCATTCATTTGAAGAGGGTGCCAAAATGTCAGATGTCATTATTTTAGCCACACCTGTGTCAATTTCAATTGACTATTTAAATCAACTAGCATCACTTCAATTAAAAGAAAACCTCTTAGTGAGTGACACAGCTAGTACCAAAAAAGACATTATGCAACAAGCCAAAGAGATGCCGTTTGACTTTATTGGTGCTCACCCAATGGCAGGTTCACACAAGTCTGGTGTCACAGCCGCTGATGAGAACTTATTTGAAAATGCTTATTTTATTATAACGAACGATCGACACATAAACCGTGTGGAGGAGTTAACACAACTATACAGCGGAACTCATGCCAAATATGTGGAACTAACATCTGATGAGCACGATGAAATCACAGCGATGTTATCCCATTTGCCACATATTATCGCATCAGGTTTAGTCAATCAAGCCGATGACTTTAATCAAGAGCACCCACGAGCCAAACAATTAGCCGCTGGAGGATTTCGTGATATTACTAGGATTGCCTCATCAGACCCGAAAATGTGGACGGATATCTTAATGAGTAATCGCACCACACTTGTACAAGAGCTTGATGATTGGCAAAAGCAAATGAGTCAAGTGAAACAGTGGTTATTAAGTAAAGACTCTGATGCCATTTATGATTTTTTTGAACGGGCAAAAGAAACCCGTGATCAACTTCCAATCCACCAAAAAGGGTCAATCCCGGCATTTTACGATTTATTTGTGGACGTGCCGGATAAACCTGGGATTATTGCTGAAGTAACGGGGATTTTAGGAGAAGCCAATATCTCAATCATCAACTTAAAAATATTAGAAACACGAGAAGACATTATCGGTGTGCTGCAGGTTAGTTTTAAAAATGACCATGACTTATTGCAAGCAAAAGAATGCATTGAAACACACACAGATTATGTCTGTCGAACACAATAGGAGGAAATGACATTATGAAATTAATCTCAGCTAGTCCATTAAATGG from Vagococcus martis includes these protein-coding regions:
- the aroC gene encoding chorismate synthase, with amino-acid sequence MRYITAGESHGPELTAIIEGLPAGLPLTADDINKELIRRQTGYGRGGRMLIETDRVRITSGLRHGKTLGSPITLVVENKDWKNWTKVMGIEDVPEKQKKIRRVARPRPGHADLVGGMKYHFNDLRNVLERSSARETTMRVAIGAIAKKILSELDIDVAGHVTMLGGIKATVPDGLTVSEIRDISEQSDVRVVDATVEQEIRDLIDETKKKGDTIGGVVEVLVGGVPAGLGSYVQWDRKLDAKIAQAVVSINAFKGAEFGVGFEAGVLPGSQVMDEILWDEKNGYTRRSNNLGGFEGGMTNGEPIVVRGVMKPIPTLYKPLQSVDIDTKEPYKASIERSDSTAVPAASVVAENVVATVVANEILEKFESDSFEELVQSVKEYREYTKNF
- a CDS encoding prephenate dehydrogenase, coding for MTGKTIMIVGLGLIGASLAKCIKIDHPEANVIGWDYSDSTKLIAKKIGIVDEIPHSFEEGAKMSDVIILATPVSISIDYLNQLASLQLKENLLVSDTASTKKDIMQQAKEMPFDFIGAHPMAGSHKSGVTAADENLFENAYFIITNDRHINRVEELTQLYSGTHAKYVELTSDEHDEITAMLSHLPHIIASGLVNQADDFNQEHPRAKQLAAGGFRDITRIASSDPKMWTDILMSNRTTLVQELDDWQKQMSQVKQWLLSKDSDAIYDFFERAKETRDQLPIHQKGSIPAFYDLFVDVPDKPGIIAEVTGILGEANISIINLKILETREDIIGVLQVSFKNDHDLLQAKECIETHTDYVCRTQ